The following nucleotide sequence is from Pseudobdellovibrionaceae bacterium.
AGAATCGCCATCTGATCTAACGCCGGAAAACTACAGAGAGTTCTTTATAACAGCAAGCCGGGAATACTTTAGAGCAGCACTGGAAGCCGCCAATGGAAACATAAGTGAAATCGCAAACAAAATTGGCGTTGGCCGAACAACGGTCTTTAGACGTATTCAAGAATTAGGACTCAAAGCAGACAAAAAAATTGCTGCTTCAAAGTCACATTTACCATTTTATAGATCGCAACCATTGGGACGCGAGAAACAGGGGGAACTATGAAGTTAAATATTTTATACGCCATTGCGCTGACGATGATTAGCTTTAGCCCCATAGCAAAAGGAGGAGATGAAATGCCAACTGCACAAGAAATAATAGACAAACTCGACTTAACCCCATTGCCAGAAGAAGGAGGTTATTATCGAGAAACATATCGAAGCGAAGGCGACAAATTGCCAGCCAGAACTTTTGGAATTGATGCAGACACAGGCAGATCAATCAGTACCGCGATTTACTATATGGTTACTGCTGACAGCTTCTCTGCGATTCACAGAATCAAAAGCGATGAGGTTTTTCACTTTTATGGTGGCGACCCAGTAGAAATGATTCAATTTGACGACCAAGGAAACCTACAAAGGT
It contains:
- a CDS encoding cupin domain-containing protein, with product MPTAQEIIDKLDLTPLPEEGGYYRETYRSEGDKLPARTFGIDADTGRSISTAIYYMVTADSFSAIHRIKSDEVFHFYGGDPVEMIQFDDQGNLQRFILGNDILAGETPQVVVPKGVWQALRLVDGGSWALLGTTVAPGFEFEDFEIGTREQMTELFPHLRNDIQRFTREPGQER